Proteins encoded within one genomic window of Hermetia illucens chromosome 2, iHerIll2.2.curated.20191125, whole genome shotgun sequence:
- the LOC119650429 gene encoding serine/threonine-protein kinase polo isoform X3, producing MGNDDKINDIPEVLTNAMTNTVYKRSRFFGKGGFAKCYEIVDVVTNNVYAGKIVSKKLMIKHNQKEKMTQEITIHKSLDHPNIVKFHSFFDDNNNVYIVLELCKKRSMMELHKRRKVITEYECRFYIYQIIQGVKYLHDHRIIHRDLKLGNLFLNDDLNVKIGDFGLATRIEFEGERKKTLCGTPNYIAPEILNKKGHSYEVDIWSIGCVMYTLLVGQPPFETKSLKDTYTKIKKCEYRVPNSLRKTAADMIVAMLQSNPEKRPRIGQLLNFEFLTSSPVPTSLPSSCLTMAPRPDLLEHIDRANGYKKRTPLVELNALVEDTRFESTFLKNNLYDPIKASGQTSQHNDEYRADIENLYTQLTALINSKPPKLAGNLGDENTDPAAQPLFWISKWVDYSDKYGFGYQLCDEGMGVMFNDTTKLLMLPNGINVHFIEKDGKESYMTVNEFPAALDKKMKLLSYFKRYMTEHLVKAGAGAVIAEGDSISRLPHLHTWFRTMCAIVMHLTNGTVQLNFSDHIKIILCPRMSAVTYMDSEKNFRTYRFSTIQENGCSKDLYQKIRYAHEKLKKLLEKLSSKNVHK from the exons ATGGGTAACGACGATAAGATAAACGATATCCCAGAAGTGCTAACGAATGCAATGACAAATACGGTCTATAAACGTTCGCGGTTTTTTGGAAAG GGCGGTTTCGCAAAATGTTACGAGATCGTAGATGTTGTTACAAACAATGTTTATGCCGGAAAAATTGTCTCGAAAAAGCTCATGATCAAGCATAATCAAAAAGAGAAGATGACCCAAGAAATCACCATTCACAAGAGTCTAGATCATCCGAATATAGTAAAATTCCATAGTTTTTTTGACGACAATAATAACGTTTATATTGTGCTGGAGCTATGTAAGAAGAGG TCTATGATGGAACTTCACAAACGACGAAAAGTTATAACAGAGTACGAATGTAGGTTCTACATCTACCAAATTATCCAAGGCGTTAAATATCTTCACGACCATCGAATCATTCATCGCGATTTGAAATTGGGAAATCTATTTTTAAACGACGATCTTAACGTGAAAATTGGCGATTTTGGATTAGCGACAAGAATTGAATTTGAAG GCGAGAGGAAGAAAACGCTTtgcggtaccccgaattataTTGCTCCAGAAATTCTCAATAAAAAAGGTCATTCCTATGAAGTTGATATTTGGTCAATCGGATGTGTCATGTACACACTATTAGTCGGTCAACCACCCTTCGAAACCAAGAGTCTGAAAGATACATACACTAAGATCAAGAAATGCGAATACCG AGTTCCGAATTCACTTCGAAAAACTGCTGCCGACATGATAGTCGCGATGTTGCAATCGAATCCCGAGAAGCGGCCACGCATTGGGCAACTTCTGAACTTTGAATTTTTAACGTCCAGCCCCGTTCCCACTTCATTGCCAAGCTCCTGTCTGACAATGGCTCCACGACCAGACCTTCTGGAACATATTGATCGGGCTAATGGCTACAAGAAACGAACCCCACTCGTAGAACTTAATGCATTAG TAGAAGACACACGCTTCGAATCCACATTCCTGAAGAACAATTTGTACGATCCCATCAAGGCTTCAGGGCAAACATCTCAGCACAACGATGAATATCGAGCGGATATTGAAAATCTATACACACAGCTAACTGCATTAATCAATTCAAAA CCTCCCAAATTAGCAGGTAATCTTGGAGATGAAAACACAGATCCAGCAGCGCAACCGCTCTTCTGGATCTCCAAATGGGTAGATTATAGCGATAAGTACGGTTTTGGATATCAGCTTTGTGATGAAGGCATGGGAGTTATGTTCAACGATACAACAAAATTGCTGATGTTGCCAAATGGAAT AAATGTGCACTTCATCGAGAAAGATGGCAAGGAAAGTTACATGACTGTGAACGAATTCCCAGCAGCATTagacaaaaaaatgaaattattatcgTACTTCAAACGCTATATGACTGAACACTTAGTAAAAGCTGGTGCTGGCGCTGTGATAGCCGAAGGAGACTCAATCTCTCGACTTCCACATTTGCACACATGGTTCCGAACGATGTGTGCGATTGTTATGCATTTAACAAATGGAACCGTGCAG TTGAACTTCTCTGACCATATTAAGATAATTTTGTGTCCACGAATGAGCGCCGTAACTTATATGGATAGCGAAAAGAACTTCAGAACCTACCGATTCTCCACGATTCAAGAAAATGGCTGTTCGAAAGACTTATACCAGAAAATCCGATATGCTCACGAGAAACTGAAGAAACTGCTGGAAAAGTTGTC GTCAAAGAATGTACATAAATAG
- the LOC119650429 gene encoding serine/threonine-protein kinase polo isoform X2 — MSSARNDDKTIDIPDRLYDASTKTNYKRLRFFGKGGFAKCYEIVDVVTNNVYAGKIVSKKLMIKHNQKEKMTQEITIHKSLDHPNIVKFHSFFDDNNNVYIVLELCKKRSMMELHKRRKVITEYECRFYIYQIIQGVKYLHDHRIIHRDLKLGNLFLNDDLNVKIGDFGLATRIEFEGERKKTLCGTPNYIAPEILNKKGHSYEVDIWSIGCVMYTLLVGQPPFETKSLKDTYTKIKKCEYRVPNSLRKTAADMIVAMLQSNPEKRPRIGQLLNFEFLTSSPVPTSLPSSCLTMAPRPDLLEHIDRANGYKKRTPLVELNALEDTRFESTFLKNNLYDPIKASGQTSQHNDEYRADIENLYTQLTALINSKPPKLAGNLGDENTDPAAQPLFWISKWVDYSDKYGFGYQLCDEGMGVMFNDTTKLLMLPNGINVHFIEKDGKESYMTVNEFPAALDKKMKLLSYFKRYMTEHLVKAGAGAVIAEGDSISRLPHLHTWFRTMCAIVMHLTNGTVQLNFSDHIKIILCPRMSAVTYMDSEKNFRTYRFSTIQENGCSKDLYQKIRYAHEKLKKLLEKLSSKNVHK; from the exons ATGAGTTCGGCGCGCAACGATGATAAGACAATTGACATTCCCGATCGCCTTTACGACGCCTCAACGAAAACTAATTATAAACGGTTACGGTTTTTTGGAAAG GGCGGTTTCGCAAAATGTTACGAGATCGTAGATGTTGTTACAAACAATGTTTATGCCGGAAAAATTGTCTCGAAAAAGCTCATGATCAAGCATAATCAAAAAGAGAAGATGACCCAAGAAATCACCATTCACAAGAGTCTAGATCATCCGAATATAGTAAAATTCCATAGTTTTTTTGACGACAATAATAACGTTTATATTGTGCTGGAGCTATGTAAGAAGAGG TCTATGATGGAACTTCACAAACGACGAAAAGTTATAACAGAGTACGAATGTAGGTTCTACATCTACCAAATTATCCAAGGCGTTAAATATCTTCACGACCATCGAATCATTCATCGCGATTTGAAATTGGGAAATCTATTTTTAAACGACGATCTTAACGTGAAAATTGGCGATTTTGGATTAGCGACAAGAATTGAATTTGAAG GCGAGAGGAAGAAAACGCTTtgcggtaccccgaattataTTGCTCCAGAAATTCTCAATAAAAAAGGTCATTCCTATGAAGTTGATATTTGGTCAATCGGATGTGTCATGTACACACTATTAGTCGGTCAACCACCCTTCGAAACCAAGAGTCTGAAAGATACATACACTAAGATCAAGAAATGCGAATACCG AGTTCCGAATTCACTTCGAAAAACTGCTGCCGACATGATAGTCGCGATGTTGCAATCGAATCCCGAGAAGCGGCCACGCATTGGGCAACTTCTGAACTTTGAATTTTTAACGTCCAGCCCCGTTCCCACTTCATTGCCAAGCTCCTGTCTGACAATGGCTCCACGACCAGACCTTCTGGAACATATTGATCGGGCTAATGGCTACAAGAAACGAACCCCACTCGTAGAACTTAATGCATTAG AAGACACACGCTTCGAATCCACATTCCTGAAGAACAATTTGTACGATCCCATCAAGGCTTCAGGGCAAACATCTCAGCACAACGATGAATATCGAGCGGATATTGAAAATCTATACACACAGCTAACTGCATTAATCAATTCAAAA CCTCCCAAATTAGCAGGTAATCTTGGAGATGAAAACACAGATCCAGCAGCGCAACCGCTCTTCTGGATCTCCAAATGGGTAGATTATAGCGATAAGTACGGTTTTGGATATCAGCTTTGTGATGAAGGCATGGGAGTTATGTTCAACGATACAACAAAATTGCTGATGTTGCCAAATGGAAT AAATGTGCACTTCATCGAGAAAGATGGCAAGGAAAGTTACATGACTGTGAACGAATTCCCAGCAGCATTagacaaaaaaatgaaattattatcgTACTTCAAACGCTATATGACTGAACACTTAGTAAAAGCTGGTGCTGGCGCTGTGATAGCCGAAGGAGACTCAATCTCTCGACTTCCACATTTGCACACATGGTTCCGAACGATGTGTGCGATTGTTATGCATTTAACAAATGGAACCGTGCAG TTGAACTTCTCTGACCATATTAAGATAATTTTGTGTCCACGAATGAGCGCCGTAACTTATATGGATAGCGAAAAGAACTTCAGAACCTACCGATTCTCCACGATTCAAGAAAATGGCTGTTCGAAAGACTTATACCAGAAAATCCGATATGCTCACGAGAAACTGAAGAAACTGCTGGAAAAGTTGTC GTCAAAGAATGTACATAAATAG
- the LOC119650429 gene encoding serine/threonine-protein kinase polo isoform X1 produces the protein MSSARNDDKTIDIPDRLYDASTKTNYKRLRFFGKGGFAKCYEIVDVVTNNVYAGKIVSKKLMIKHNQKEKMTQEITIHKSLDHPNIVKFHSFFDDNNNVYIVLELCKKRSMMELHKRRKVITEYECRFYIYQIIQGVKYLHDHRIIHRDLKLGNLFLNDDLNVKIGDFGLATRIEFEGERKKTLCGTPNYIAPEILNKKGHSYEVDIWSIGCVMYTLLVGQPPFETKSLKDTYTKIKKCEYRVPNSLRKTAADMIVAMLQSNPEKRPRIGQLLNFEFLTSSPVPTSLPSSCLTMAPRPDLLEHIDRANGYKKRTPLVELNALVEDTRFESTFLKNNLYDPIKASGQTSQHNDEYRADIENLYTQLTALINSKPPKLAGNLGDENTDPAAQPLFWISKWVDYSDKYGFGYQLCDEGMGVMFNDTTKLLMLPNGINVHFIEKDGKESYMTVNEFPAALDKKMKLLSYFKRYMTEHLVKAGAGAVIAEGDSISRLPHLHTWFRTMCAIVMHLTNGTVQLNFSDHIKIILCPRMSAVTYMDSEKNFRTYRFSTIQENGCSKDLYQKIRYAHEKLKKLLEKLSSKNVHK, from the exons ATGAGTTCGGCGCGCAACGATGATAAGACAATTGACATTCCCGATCGCCTTTACGACGCCTCAACGAAAACTAATTATAAACGGTTACGGTTTTTTGGAAAG GGCGGTTTCGCAAAATGTTACGAGATCGTAGATGTTGTTACAAACAATGTTTATGCCGGAAAAATTGTCTCGAAAAAGCTCATGATCAAGCATAATCAAAAAGAGAAGATGACCCAAGAAATCACCATTCACAAGAGTCTAGATCATCCGAATATAGTAAAATTCCATAGTTTTTTTGACGACAATAATAACGTTTATATTGTGCTGGAGCTATGTAAGAAGAGG TCTATGATGGAACTTCACAAACGACGAAAAGTTATAACAGAGTACGAATGTAGGTTCTACATCTACCAAATTATCCAAGGCGTTAAATATCTTCACGACCATCGAATCATTCATCGCGATTTGAAATTGGGAAATCTATTTTTAAACGACGATCTTAACGTGAAAATTGGCGATTTTGGATTAGCGACAAGAATTGAATTTGAAG GCGAGAGGAAGAAAACGCTTtgcggtaccccgaattataTTGCTCCAGAAATTCTCAATAAAAAAGGTCATTCCTATGAAGTTGATATTTGGTCAATCGGATGTGTCATGTACACACTATTAGTCGGTCAACCACCCTTCGAAACCAAGAGTCTGAAAGATACATACACTAAGATCAAGAAATGCGAATACCG AGTTCCGAATTCACTTCGAAAAACTGCTGCCGACATGATAGTCGCGATGTTGCAATCGAATCCCGAGAAGCGGCCACGCATTGGGCAACTTCTGAACTTTGAATTTTTAACGTCCAGCCCCGTTCCCACTTCATTGCCAAGCTCCTGTCTGACAATGGCTCCACGACCAGACCTTCTGGAACATATTGATCGGGCTAATGGCTACAAGAAACGAACCCCACTCGTAGAACTTAATGCATTAG TAGAAGACACACGCTTCGAATCCACATTCCTGAAGAACAATTTGTACGATCCCATCAAGGCTTCAGGGCAAACATCTCAGCACAACGATGAATATCGAGCGGATATTGAAAATCTATACACACAGCTAACTGCATTAATCAATTCAAAA CCTCCCAAATTAGCAGGTAATCTTGGAGATGAAAACACAGATCCAGCAGCGCAACCGCTCTTCTGGATCTCCAAATGGGTAGATTATAGCGATAAGTACGGTTTTGGATATCAGCTTTGTGATGAAGGCATGGGAGTTATGTTCAACGATACAACAAAATTGCTGATGTTGCCAAATGGAAT AAATGTGCACTTCATCGAGAAAGATGGCAAGGAAAGTTACATGACTGTGAACGAATTCCCAGCAGCATTagacaaaaaaatgaaattattatcgTACTTCAAACGCTATATGACTGAACACTTAGTAAAAGCTGGTGCTGGCGCTGTGATAGCCGAAGGAGACTCAATCTCTCGACTTCCACATTTGCACACATGGTTCCGAACGATGTGTGCGATTGTTATGCATTTAACAAATGGAACCGTGCAG TTGAACTTCTCTGACCATATTAAGATAATTTTGTGTCCACGAATGAGCGCCGTAACTTATATGGATAGCGAAAAGAACTTCAGAACCTACCGATTCTCCACGATTCAAGAAAATGGCTGTTCGAAAGACTTATACCAGAAAATCCGATATGCTCACGAGAAACTGAAGAAACTGCTGGAAAAGTTGTC GTCAAAGAATGTACATAAATAG